A region of Polyangiaceae bacterium DNA encodes the following proteins:
- a CDS encoding PAS domain-containing protein — MANSHESPTSFSIHPDVLLSALDEATALVDRRGRVRAMNPRMEGLFASDDMARRIPFTSVDDAWRLGSGGRVDESLRRAVIGIEDVIAGARERFETDLGVDGGLLLAIACSIDGGRGTLVRIRMRTAEEEHRARCVEIVEAMQLGLYVYRLEDTQDEGSLRCVYSNPAAEVITNRPRSQFVGNLLDEISPIPRQYGLLRQYAQVVSEKETKEIDYVVSNTATGKTTHYAIRAFPLSGQCVGSIFEDVTARRSAEEAMRREVALVESQSALLELVRQLSTPLLPLADGILVAPLVGQMDEARGAHFVESLLAGIERHAAKAVLIDVTGVPSIDASVAEQLLRAAQAARLLGTRTALVGISPSVARTMVEMGFDATGLDMYADLRAGMRAAAQWGRAELGKGRVDRHKA, encoded by the coding sequence ATGGCAAACTCGCACGAATCGCCAACGTCGTTTTCCATTCATCCGGATGTATTGCTGTCGGCGCTGGACGAAGCGACGGCGCTCGTCGATCGACGCGGGCGTGTGCGGGCGATGAATCCACGCATGGAGGGGTTGTTTGCATCCGACGACATGGCGCGCAGAATACCTTTCACCTCCGTGGATGACGCATGGCGACTGGGATCGGGCGGGCGTGTCGACGAGAGTTTGCGAAGGGCCGTGATTGGAATCGAAGACGTGATTGCGGGAGCGCGCGAGCGATTCGAGACGGATCTGGGCGTGGATGGCGGGCTGCTTTTGGCGATTGCGTGTTCGATCGATGGCGGTCGCGGAACGCTCGTACGAATTCGCATGCGAACGGCCGAAGAGGAACATCGGGCGCGGTGTGTGGAAATCGTCGAAGCGATGCAGCTCGGGCTTTACGTGTATCGGCTCGAAGACACCCAGGACGAGGGGTCATTGCGGTGCGTTTACAGCAATCCCGCGGCGGAAGTGATTACGAATCGGCCCCGATCTCAATTCGTTGGAAATCTCCTCGACGAGATATCGCCCATTCCGAGGCAGTATGGGCTCTTGCGCCAATATGCCCAGGTAGTTTCGGAGAAAGAAACCAAAGAAATCGATTATGTCGTGAGCAATACTGCAACGGGCAAAACGACGCATTATGCCATTCGAGCGTTTCCGCTCTCCGGGCAATGTGTAGGATCGATCTTCGAGGACGTGACGGCTCGGCGATCCGCGGAAGAAGCGATGCGTCGTGAAGTGGCGCTCGTCGAATCGCAATCGGCGCTGCTCGAATTGGTCAGGCAGCTCTCGACGCCGCTCTTGCCATTGGCAGATGGAATCCTTGTAGCGCCGCTCGTCGGGCAAATGGACGAGGCGCGCGGCGCGCATTTCGTGGAATCGCTTCTTGCTGGAATCGAGCGCCACGCGGCCAAAGCCGTGCTCATCGATGTAACGGGCGTGCCATCGATTGACGCGTCGGTGGCCGAGCAGCTTTTGCGGGCGGCCCAAGCGGCCCGATTGCTCGGTACGCGGACGGCGCTCGTGGGGATATCGCCGAGTGTGGCGCGAACGATGGTGGAGATGGGGTTCGACGCGACGGGGCTCGACATGTACGCCGATTTGCGTGCGGGAATGCGTGCGGCCGCGCAGTGGGGCCGGGCGGAGCTGGGCAAGGGGCGCGTGGACCGTCACAAAGCGTGA
- the hypE gene encoding hydrogenase expression/formation protein HypE — protein sequence MSDRNFDLVCPVPVHHSTVQLAHGGGGRLSREIIETVFRPAFGGLSRTNRHDSAVFETTGKRLAMTTDGYVVKPMFFPGGDIGKLAICGTINDLAMAGAWPKYLSASFVIEEGLPFADLERIASSMGSAAHAAGVEIVTGDTKVVDRGKGDGVFVTTTGIGLVPDGITVGPNEVRPGDVVLVSGDVGRHGIAVLSAREGLVLEGPIESDCAPLHEIVRALVEAGIALHCMRDPTRGGLASVLNEIAMDGGVDIQIDEKAVPVSDVVRGACELFGLDPLYVACEGRMVAFVPERDADRALSVMRNQRDAVAAQRVGIVVANAPSGRDGRVTLRGRLGTTRLLDLFAGEQLPRIC from the coding sequence ATGTCCGATCGAAATTTCGATCTGGTTTGTCCGGTCCCCGTTCACCATTCGACGGTGCAGCTCGCGCATGGCGGCGGGGGTAGGCTTTCGCGCGAGATCATCGAGACGGTATTTCGCCCGGCATTCGGGGGACTTTCGCGCACGAATCGGCACGACAGCGCGGTCTTCGAAACGACGGGCAAACGATTGGCCATGACCACCGACGGGTACGTGGTAAAACCCATGTTTTTCCCGGGTGGTGACATTGGCAAATTGGCCATCTGCGGGACGATCAATGATTTGGCCATGGCGGGCGCTTGGCCCAAATATCTGTCGGCATCGTTCGTCATCGAAGAAGGTTTACCATTTGCGGATCTCGAGCGTATTGCATCGTCGATGGGTTCTGCAGCGCACGCCGCGGGGGTCGAAATCGTTACCGGTGATACAAAAGTCGTCGATCGAGGCAAAGGTGATGGTGTATTCGTGACGACGACGGGCATAGGGCTTGTGCCGGACGGCATTACCGTTGGGCCAAACGAGGTTCGTCCGGGCGATGTGGTGCTCGTGAGCGGCGATGTGGGGCGACACGGAATCGCGGTGTTGTCGGCGCGGGAAGGGCTCGTTTTGGAAGGTCCGATCGAAAGCGATTGCGCACCGCTACACGAAATCGTGCGGGCGCTCGTGGAGGCTGGCATCGCGTTGCATTGCATGCGAGATCCGACGCGCGGAGGACTCGCGTCGGTGCTCAATGAAATTGCAATGGATGGAGGCGTCGATATTCAAATTGACGAAAAGGCCGTGCCGGTAAGTGACGTCGTGCGCGGTGCGTGCGAGCTATTTGGGCTCGATCCACTGTACGTCGCGTGCGAGGGGCGCATGGTGGCGTTCGTTCCGGAACGTGATGCCGACCGTGCGCTTTCTGTCATGCGTAATCAGCGCGATGCCGTCGCGGCACAGCGCGTCGGCATTGTGGTCGCAAATGCACCATCGGGTCGCGACGGCCGCGTGACGCTTCGCGGGCGCCTCGGTACGACACGCCTGCTCGATCTTTTCGCGGGCGAACAACTTCCGCGCATTTGTTGA
- a CDS encoding HypC/HybG/HupF family hydrogenase formation chaperone: MCLGVPGKILDVKQGDLRTGRVAFGGIVRDVCLEYVPEASEGDWVIVHVGFAISRIDEAEAARTLSYLEQMGELEGAES, from the coding sequence ATGTGTCTGGGTGTGCCTGGTAAAATTCTCGATGTGAAGCAAGGAGACTTGCGGACGGGACGCGTTGCATTCGGCGGTATCGTACGCGACGTGTGCTTGGAATACGTTCCGGAGGCCAGCGAGGGGGATTGGGTGATCGTGCACGTGGGTTTTGCGATTAGCCGGATCGACGAAGCCGAGGCGGCGCGGACGCTGTCGTATCTAGAACAAATGGGCGAGCTCGAAGGCGCTGAGTCATGA
- the hypD gene encoding hydrogenase formation protein HypD, whose product MKYVDEYRDEALCRRYAEAIAAKLSRPWRIMEVCGGQTHAIVRFGIDKLLPPSLSLLHGPGCPVCVTPIEVLDRAMAIASRPEVIFCSFGDMLRVPGSEQDLFAAKSAGADVRMVYSPLDALQIAEKHPDKQVVFFAVGFETTAPANAMAIREAHRRGMQNFSLLVSHVLVPPALEAILSASERNVDAFLAAGHVCAVMGFNEYGPIAQKHHVPIVVTGFEPADILQGISMCVSQLEEGRTEVENQYTRAVRKDGNESAQRVVSEVFCVVPRKWRGIGDIPQSGLGIREKYAAFDAEKRFAVSDIVAEEPAECKSGLVLQGILKPSDCPAFGVRCTPERPLGATMVSSEGACAAYYRYRRAGL is encoded by the coding sequence ATGAAATACGTGGACGAATATCGAGATGAAGCGCTTTGTCGCCGTTATGCCGAGGCGATTGCGGCAAAGCTTAGTCGGCCGTGGCGCATCATGGAGGTTTGCGGCGGACAAACGCATGCGATCGTTCGCTTTGGCATCGACAAACTGCTACCTCCGTCGCTTTCGCTGCTTCATGGGCCGGGTTGTCCGGTGTGCGTGACGCCCATCGAAGTGCTGGATCGGGCGATGGCGATTGCGTCGAGGCCCGAGGTCATTTTCTGTTCGTTTGGGGACATGCTTCGCGTCCCCGGATCGGAGCAGGATTTGTTTGCGGCCAAGAGTGCGGGGGCCGATGTGCGAATGGTGTATTCGCCGCTCGATGCGCTGCAAATTGCCGAGAAACATCCGGACAAGCAGGTGGTGTTTTTCGCGGTGGGTTTCGAAACGACCGCTCCGGCGAATGCAATGGCCATTCGAGAAGCGCATCGTCGCGGCATGCAAAATTTTTCGCTGCTCGTATCGCACGTGCTCGTGCCACCGGCGCTCGAAGCGATTTTATCGGCATCCGAACGAAACGTGGATGCATTTTTGGCAGCAGGTCACGTGTGTGCCGTCATGGGATTCAATGAATATGGGCCGATTGCACAGAAGCATCACGTTCCCATCGTGGTGACGGGATTCGAGCCGGCGGATATTTTGCAGGGCATTTCGATGTGCGTCTCGCAGCTCGAAGAAGGGCGGACCGAGGTCGAAAACCAATATACGAGGGCTGTGCGAAAAGATGGCAATGAATCGGCGCAACGCGTCGTTTCGGAAGTTTTTTGTGTGGTCCCTCGAAAATGGCGCGGTATTGGAGACATTCCGCAAAGTGGTCTCGGGATTCGCGAAAAATACGCTGCATTCGATGCGGAAAAGCGGTTTGCCGTAAGTGACATCGTGGCGGAGGAGCCGGCCGAATGTAAAAGCGGGCTCGTGCTGCAAGGAATTTTGAAGCCGAGCGATTGTCCGGCATTTGGTGTGCGGTGTACGCCCGAAAGGCCGCTCGGGGCCACGATGGTATCGTCCGAAGGGGCGTGCGCAGCTTATTATCGATATCGAAGGGCGGGGCTTTGA